The following coding sequences lie in one Trichoderma breve strain T069 chromosome 1, whole genome shotgun sequence genomic window:
- a CDS encoding alpha-L-arabinofuranosidase b, catalytic domain-containing protein codes for MFSRVNHRRSGVLTFGLVATGSLVAAGPCDIYASGGTPCVAAHSTTRALYGAYSGSLYQVSRGSDGATTNIAPLSAGGVANAAAQDSFCAGTTCLITTIYDQSGHGNHLTQAPPGGAASGPLPGGFDNLASAFAAPVRLNGQKAYGVFIAPTTGYRNNAANGTATGDGSEGMYAIFDGTHYNTACCFDYGNAETNSRDTGNGHMEAIYFGTGDGSGRGTGSGSGPWIMADLENGLFSGLSPINNPADPTINFRFVTAIIKGEPNQWAIRGGDATSGTLSTFYSGARPSGGYNPMSKEGAIILGTGGDNSDGAQGTFYEGVMTSGYPSDSTEASVQANIVAAKYVYDTSLMTSGPALTVGSSISLRATTSCCTTRYIAHTGATVNTQVVSSSSSTSLKQQASWTVRTGLGNSACFSFESVDTPGSFIRHSNFQLMLNANDGSKLFHEDATFCPQAGLNGQGNSFRSWSYPTRYWRHFNALLYIAANGGEHDFDSTTLFNDDVSFVVSASFA; via the coding sequence ATGTTCTCTCGAGTGAACCACCGACGCTCTGGCGTCCTGACTTTTGGCCTCGTTGCCACTGGTTCTCTTGTTGCTGCAGGGCCTTGTGATATCTACGCATCTGGTGGGACACCATGTGTTGCTGCGCATAGCACGACACGCGCTTTATACGGAGCTTATTCTGGGTCGCTATATCAAGTATCACGCGGTTCTGATGGTGCTACAACTAATATAGCGCCGCTGtctgctggtggtgttgccAATGCCGCTGCTCAAGATTCATTCTGTGCTGGCACGACTTGCCTTATCACCACCATCTATGACCAGTCTGGTCATGGCAATCACCTTACCCAGGCTCCGCCCGGAGGTGCTGCAAGCGGCCCTCTGCCTGGTGGTTTTGACAATCTGGCCAGCGCGTTTGCAGCACCGGTTCGGTTGAATGGCCAAAAGGCATATGGTGTCTTCATCGCGCCTACAACTGGATATCGTAACAACGCTGCTAATGGTACGGCCACGGGCGATGGATCAGAGGGCATGTATGCCATCTTTGACGGAACTCATTATAATACGGCTTGTTGCTTTGACTATGGCAACGCTGAGACCAATAGTCGCGACACGGGTAATGGCCATATGGAAGCCATCTACTTTGGCACTGGAGATGGCTCTGGTCGTGGCACTGGTTCTGGTAGTGGTCCGTGGATCATGGCAGATCTTGAGAACGGCCTGTTCTCAGGTCTTAGTCCTATCAATAACCCTGCAGACCCGACCATAAACTTTCGGTTTGTCACTGCAATTATCAAGGGTGAGCCAAATCAGTGGGCCATCCGTGGAGGCGATGCTACATCCGGAACACTTTCGACATTCTACAGCGGAGCCCGCCCTTCGGGTGGTTATAACCCAATGAGCAAAGAGGGTGCTATTATTCTCGGCACTGGTGGAGATAACAGCGATGGCGCCCAAGGCACGTTCTATGAAGGCGTCATGACGTCTGGCTATCCATCAGACAGCACCGAGGCCTCGGTTCAGGCCAATATTGTGGCTGCCAAATATGTCTATGACACTTCGTTGATGACTAGCGGTCCTGCTCTTACCGTCGgctcctccatctcactGAGGGCTACGACTTCTTGCTGCACAACACGTTATATTGCGCACACAGGTGCCACTGTTAACACTCAAGTTGTCTCATCGTCTAGCAGCACTTCCCTTAAGCAACAAGCTAGCTGGACAGTCCGTACAGGTCTCGGAAACAGTGCCTGTTTCTCTTTCGAATCTGTTGATACCCCTGGAAGCTTCATCCGCCACTCCAACTTTCAGCTTATGCTTAATGCCAACGACGGCAGCAAGCTCTTCCACGAAGACGCCACGTTTTGTCCGCAGGCCGGTCTCAACGGCCAGGGCAATTCCTTCCGCTCGTGGAGCTATCCTACCCGCTATTGGCGTCACTTCAATGCATTGCTTTATATcgcggccaatggcggcgagcACGATTTTGATTCAACTACATTGTTCAACGACGACGTGAGCTTCGTCGTCAGCGCGAGCTTTGCTTAA